Genomic window (Streptomyces sp. NBC_01431):
GGGCAAGCTCGTGGTGGATTCGGTGGTGACCTGGGCCCGGCAGTACAAGGTCGACGGGTTCCGCTTCGACCTGATGGGCCACCACCCGAAGGCGAACATCCTCGCCGTGCGCAAGGCGCTGGACGCGCTGACGCCCGCCAAGGACGGCGTGGACGGCAAGAAGATCATCCTGTACGGCGAGGGCTGGAACTTCGGCGAGGTCGCCGACGACGCCCGCTTCGTGCAGGCCACCCAGAAGAACATGGCGGGCACCGGCATCGCCACCTTCTCCGACCGGGCCCGCGACGCGGTGCGCGGCGGCAGCCCCTTCGACGCCGACCCGGGCGTCCAGGGCTTCGCCTCCGGCCTCTACACCGACCCCAATTCCTCCGCGGCCAACGGCACCCCGGCCGAGCAGAAGGCCCGCCTCCTGCACTACCAGGACCTGCTGAAGGTGGGCCTGTCCGGCAGCCTCGCCGCGTACACCTTCACCGACAGTACCGGCCGCACCGTCAAGGGCTCCGACGTCGACTACAACGGCGCCCCGGCCGGATACGCGGCGAACCCCGGCGACGCGCTCGCCTACGCGGACGCCCACGACAACGAGTCGCTGTACGACGCGCTGGCCTTCAAGCTGCCCGCGGGCACCCCGGCCGCGGACCGTTCCCGCATGCAGGTCCTGGCCCTGGCCACCGCGGCGCTCTCGCAGGGGCCCGCGCTGGCCCAGGCCGGCAGTGACCTGCTGCGCTCCAAGTCCCTGGACCGCAACTCCTTCGACAGCGGCGACTGGTTCAACGCCATCCACTGGGACTGCCGCGCGGGCAACGGATTCGGGCGGGGGCTGCCCATGGCCGCCGACAACCAGGCCAAGTGGCTATACGCCAAGCCCCTGTTGACGAACCCGGCACTCGCCCCGGGCTGCGCCGAGATCAACGGGACCTCGGCCGCCTACCGGGACCTGCTCGCGATCCGCGCCGGCGAGCCCGCGTTCGGCCTCGCGACGGCCGGCGCGGTCCAGTCGGCGCTCTCCTTCCCGCTGTCCGGGCCCGACGAGACGCCAGGCGTGATCACGATGCGGCTCGGGGACCTGGTGGTCGTCTTCAACGCGACCCCGCGGTCCCAGGCCCAACTGGTGCCCGCGCTCGCGGGAACGCCGTACGCACTGCACCCCCGCCAGGCGTCCGGCGCCGACCCGGTGGTGAAAACGGCCACGTACGACCAGGGATCGGGACGCTTCACAGTCCCGGCCCGTACCGTTGCGGTCTTCAAGCAGCACTGAACCGGTCGTTCCAGGTCGTTCAACGAGCTATTTCGGTTGTTCCCCGCCCCGGGTTCCGTCGTGTTCCGCACGGTGGTCCAGACTGTGCCCGTGGTGGGGAACCTTCCTGTGGAGAGCACGAGTTTCATCGGGCGGTCGGCCGAGCTGGCCACCCTGGACAGCCTCCTCGAACAGCACCGTCTCGTCACCGTCACGGGGCCCGGGGGAGTCGGCAAATCCCGGCTCGCCCTGCGGACCGCCCGGCGGATCCAGGACCGCTATCCCGACGGGGTCTGGTGGGTGGAGCTGTCGCCGCTGCGGGACCGCGACTTACTCGCCGCCAGCGTCGCAGACGTCTTCGACCTCCCCGACCAGAGCCTGCGCACCGCCTGCGAGGCGCTGTGCGCCCAGCTCGCCGACAAACGATCCCTCCTCGTGCTCGACACCTGCGAACACCTGGTCAGCGCCTGCGGACACCTCATCGGCGAACTGCTCCAGACCTCGCCGGGGCTCACCGTCCTGGCCACCAGCCGACAACCGCTCGGCAGACCGCAGGAGCACGTCTTCGCGCTGGAGCCGCTGGCCGTCGACGGCGAGGGGCTGGCCCTCTTCAAGGAGCGGGCCACCGAGGCCGTGCCGCACCTCGACTTCGACACCCCGGCCCGCGCCGCCGCGGCCGCCGACGTCTGCCGCCGCCTCGACGGCATCCCGCTTGCCCTGGAACTCGCGGGCGCCCGGCTGCGGCTGTGGACCGTCGAGCAGCTCGCCGCCCGGCTCGGCTCCCGCTTCGAGGTGCTCGCCGACACCGGGGTCGCCGCCCTGCCCCGCCACCAGACGATGTGCACCGCCATTGGCTGGAGCCACGAACTGTGCGCACCCCTGGAACGGCTCCTGTGGGCGCGGCTCGCCGTGTTCGCGGGCGGCTTCGACCTCGCCGCCGCCCAGGAGATCGGCGCGGGCGGCCCCCTTCCCGCGGCCCGCGTCGAACAGGTCCTCGCCGCGCTCATCGACAAGTCGGTCGTCCGCGTCCGGCTCGCCGACCGCGGCCGCATGGACTACCACATGCTGGACACCATCCGCGAGTACGGGCTGCGCTGGTTGAACGAACTCGGCGAGGCGACCGAACTGGCCGACCGGCACGCCCGCCGGTTCCTTCGCACCGCCCACGAGGCCGAGGCGGCCTGGCTCGGCCCCGGCCAACTCGGCTGGTACGTACGCCTGGAGGCCGAGCACGCCGATCTGCGCACCGCCCTCGAACACCTCCTGACCACCGATCCCGAGGCCGCGCTCGACATGGCGGGCTCGCTCTGGTTCGTCTGGTTCTGCTGCGGACGGTTGCGCGAGGGCCGCGGTTACCTGGAACGCGCGCTCAAGAGCTGCCCGGAGCCAGGTCCCTACCGCGCCGGCGCCTTGTGGGCGCTCGGCATGACCGCCCTCCTGCAGGGTGACTTCGCCACCTCGTACCGGATCGGCGAGGAGTGCGCCGCCCGCCCCCCGATCGACCCCGAAGAGCGGCTGCGGACCGCCTACTTGTACGGTGCCAGCATTCTGATGCCCGGCGACCCGGAGCGGGCCCTCGGCATCCTCGACGCGGCCCTCGCCCAGGGCACCGACTTCTCGGCGGGCCGCGCGCTGTGCGTGCTCGCCAGGACCTACGCCCTCAACAACCTGGCTCGCCACACCGAAGCCGCCGCCGAAGCCGCCCGGCTGCGCGACGAGTGCGCCGCGCGCGGCGAGCACTGGATGCGGGCGTACGCCGACTACATGCTGGCCGTCAGCGCACTCGCCCTGGGCAGGCCCGCCGAAGCCGCCGCCCACGCCCGCGCCATGCTCGCCGGCAAACGCCTCCTGCACGACAGCTTCGGCATCGCCATCGGACTCGACGTGCTGGCCTGCGCGGTCGCCGCCCAGGGCGACGGCGAGGGGGGCGCGCTGCTCCTCGGCGTCGGTCAGGAGTGCTGGCGCACGGTCGGCAAGGCGCAGATGGGCGCGCCCGAACTCACCGCGGTGCGCGAGGAGTGCGAGAGCCGGGCGCGGGCGGCGCTCGGCGACGGAGCGTACGAGTCGGCCTTCGAGCGGGGGGTGTCCACCAACCTGGACGAAGGGCTCGGGCTCGCGCTCAAAATGGTCGCGCCGCACCGGAGTTGAGGCCTCACCGCAATGCGATGGCCTTCTCCATCAGCGTGACCGCGTAGGGGCTGCCGCCCCCGTCCGTCTTCGCGGGCTGCTCGCCGACCTTCGCGTACCCGGCGCCCTCGTAGTAGCCGCGCAGCCGCTCGTTGTCGGAGCGGCAGTCGAGCCGGCACAGCGCGCGGCCGCTCTCGGCGATCCTGCGCTCGGCGTGCGCGAGCAGCGCCTGCCCCGTGCCGCGCGGCGCCTCGGTACGGTCCACCATCAGGCGGTGCACATAACCGGCCTCCGGACCCCTCGCGCCCCAGGCCGCCTCGTCCTGCCACCACAGTTCGTACGCCCCGACGACCGCGCCCCGGCCGGTGCGGGCCAGCCAGACCTCGCCCTCCTTCATGCGCAGCCGAAAGTGCTCGGCGTCCTTGCCGCCGGGCTGCCACTGGTCGATGCCGTTGTCGAGCATCCAGCGTGCGGCGGCGTCGTACAGCGAGGTCAGCGCGGGCAGGGCGGACTCGTCGGCGAGGGTGAGGATCAGGTCGGAAGTCATGCCGTCGATCATGTACCAGAGGTCAGCCCGCGCGGGGCGCGGGCACCGCGGGCAGCAGGGCGCTCAGCCGGGACACCAGCTCGCCGAACGGCCCGTCGGCGGGCTCCTCGGCGAGCATCCGCAGCAGGATCGCCGCCATCTCCTGGTCGTAGGCGGCGCTCACCGCGGCCAGCGCCGCGAAGTCGTGCACCAGCTGCAACTCCAGCTCGCCGCGCGGAATTTGGCGGCCGTCCAGCCAGATCAGCGCCGTCGACTCGGCGAGCGAAACCCACGACCGGACGACCAACTCCAGCCGTGCGGACGGATGCTGGACGCGCAGATGCGCCAGGATCTGGAGGTAGGCGGCGTTGCGCACCTCGTCGATCATGGCGTTGGCGGTGGACGAACCGACGGCCGGACCGCCCCGCATCAGGGCGGAGAAGCCGGGACCGTGCTCGTCCACGAAGTCGAAGAACCGCCCCATCACCCGCAGCAGCCGGGCGCCGAGCGGCCCCTGGTGCGGCTCCACGAAGCGGCCCGCCAGCTCGTCCGCGGCCCGGCGCAACGCGGCCTCGTACAGGCTCTGCTTGCCGGGGAAGTAGTGATAGACCAGCGGCCGCGAAATCCCGGCGGCCGCCGCTATTTCATCGATGGACACATCGTCGGGCGAGCGGTGGCTGAACAGTTCGAGGGCGACCCCGATCAACTGCTGCCTGCGCTCGTCGACGCCCATCCTGCGCCGTACCCCGGTCGTCATGCGAACAGAGTACCTATACGTTCCGGCGGCCCGGTCACCCGCTAGAGGTCCAGCACCAGCTTCGGGCCCAGGCACCTCGATACGCAGATCAGCATCGAGTCGGCGCGCTCCGCGTCCGTGAGGAGCTCGTCGCGGTGGTCGATCTCGCCTGCCAGGACCCGCTGTTGGCAGGTTCCGCAGAAGCCCTGCTCGCAGGAGTACGAGAGGTTCGGGACCTCCTCGCGCAGGGCGGCGAGCACCGAGGTGTCCGCCGGGACGGCGACCGTGCGGCCCGAGCGGCGCAGCTCCACCTCGAAACCGGCGCCCGCCGTGGCCGCGGCCGGCGCGAACCGCTCCAGATGCGGGGTGCGGCCGTCCCCCAGCGCCCCGGTGACCGCGTCCATCAGCGGCTCGGGGCCGCAGCAGTGAACGGCGGCGTCCGCCGGGGAGCCGGCGAGGAAGGCGGCGAGGTCCGGCACTCCCGACTCGTCCTCGGGGACGACCGTGACAGCGGTGCCGCCCAGCTTCCCGATCTCATCGAGGAACGGCATCGTGGCCCGTGACCGCCCGCAGTACAGCAGCCGCCAGTCGCTTCCGGACGCCTCAACCGCCTGGACCATGGGGAGGATTGGCGTGATTCCGATGCCGCCCGCGATGAACGCGTACGAGGTGGCCGCCGCCAGCGGGAAGCGGTTGCGCGGGCCGCGCACCGACAGCTCGACCGCCTCCTGGAGCTGCTCGTGTACCTCGCGCGAACCGCCCCGGCCGTCCGCGATGAGCCGCGTGGCCACGGTGTACGAGAAGCGGTCGCGGGGGTCGCCGCACAGCGAGTACTGCCGTACCAGGCCGGACGGCAGGATCAGGTCGAGGTGCGCGCCGGGCTCCCACGCGGGCAGCTCGGCGCCGTCCAGGGCCTCCAGGCGCAGCTGTACGACGCCTTCGGCGGGCTCTCTCCGCTCGGTGACGGTCAGCTTCCGCGTCACCGTGGAGCGCCGGGTGCCGCGCCCCGATATGGGCTCCTCCAGGGCGGGCATCGGCCACAGCGGCGAGGCGGCGATGCGGCGGCGCAGCGCGCGCCGGGCCAGCAGCGCGGCCCCGGCGGCCAGGGCGAGGGTGGTGGCGCGTCGCATGTCAGCGGCCTCCGTTGGCACCGGGGGAGGCGGCGAGATAGGCGACGGCCTGGGCCGTGCTGCCCTCCTTGGAGGGGTGGTAGGCGCGGCTGAGGTAGCGGGGGATCGATTTCAGCATGGCGGGGGTGGAGGGCAGCATGCCCGTGCGGCCCGCCCGGTAGAACTGACCCAGGCTCGCCTTGCCTTCCGCCAGCGTCGGGTCGTTCGCCATGAAGAACCTGGCCCCGCGCTGCCAGAGGAAGGCGAGCGCGGCGAACGCGGTCGCCCAGGTGCGCACCCGGCGCCGGTAGCCGCCGTCGACGTGCATGAACAGCTCGAAGGCCACCGAGCGGTGCTCGACCTCCTCGGCGCCGTGCCAGCGCAGCAGGTCGAGCATCATCGGGTCGGCGCCGCGCCGGTCGAGCGTCTCGGCGTTGAGGATCCAGTTGCCGAGGAACGCCGTGTAGTGCTCGATCGCGGCGATCGTGGCGACCCGCTCCATCAGCCACCACTGCCGCGCCCTGCCCGGCGGCAGCGTCCGGTCTCCCAGCAGCTTCTCGAAGAGCCAGTCGACCTGCGCGGTGTACGGCGTCGGGTCGAGGCCGAGCTTCTTGAGATGGGGGAGTACGTCGTCGTGCGCGGCGGAGTGCATGGCCTCCTGGCCGATGAATCCGATGACGTCCTCGCGCAGCCGGTCGGCCGTGATGTACGGCAGGACCTGCTTGTACACGTGCACGAACCAGCGCTCACCGGCGGGCAGCAGCAGGTGCAGCACATTGATGGTGTGGCCGGTGAACGGGTCGCCGGGAATCCAATGGAGCGGGGTGTTCTCCCACTCGAAGGAGACGTTCCGGGCCTTGAGCTCGATGTGCTCCGAGGCCACCGGAGCGAGCTGCGGCGTATTAGACATGGCGTCAATGTACTGACGGGTACGCCGCAGCGACAGGGGTGTGCGCCGGATTGTTGGCCGGGACTCAGTGCAGGGTGGTGATCGGACTCCCGTCCGCGAGCCGCCCGTTGAGCTCGGCCCGCGCCCCCTCCCTGGCCCGGACGGCCAGCAGGTTGCCGTGCTCGCTCCCGGTGACCCCGCCGGACAGGGTGACCGAGGACACCTGCTCGCTGCCCGCCGCCAGTACGAACCAGGTGCCGCCGCGCGACTTCCACAGCACCCCGGCGAGCACCCGCGTCTCGCGCACCCCGCAGGCCGGGGAGTTCTCGGCGCGGGCCGCGATCGCGCCCGGCGACAGCTTCGTGGCGGGGGCCTGGAACTGGGCGAACACCCGGCTGCCCGCGCCCCGCCAGGTCTCGGCCCGGGTACAGATCCAGTCGGCGGTGCCATTGCTCTCGGGCAGCGCCTGCTGGGCGAACCGCCAGTCGTTGACCGTGCGCACCCCGTGCGAGCGGACGGTGGGCAGCAGACAGGCGGTCCGCGCCCAGCCCTCGCGCGCCGAACGGTCGCCGACGTCACGGGTGTCGGAGGGCGGGCCCCAGGTCAGCCGGGCCGGTGCCAGCTCGCCCAGGTCGCTGAAGAGCCGCACCCCGCTGTCGTCGCGGAACTCCAGCGCCTCCCACGACGTACAGGTCCGCGCCTGCGCGGGCGAGACGACCGGCTCGGTCACCCCGTCCCGGTCCCGGTGCAACGGGCGCGCGTCGGCCTGCGGGGTGAGCAGATCGCGTACCGATGCCTGGCGCACCCAGGGCGCGGTGAGGTACCGGACGTTGCCGTCGGTCCGCCCCACCACCAGCGCGCTCGCGGAGGCGGCGTCGGCGGCGTCGATCCGGGCGAAGTCCAGGGCCGCGCCGGACGTCCCGTCGCGCGGCTCGGCGTAGCGGGCCACCCGCAGCCCGTCGTAGAGGAGCACCACCCTGGCCCGGTCGACGTTCCCCGCGAACAGCAACTGCGGCGGCCCCATGGGCGGGCCCGATGGGGTGCCCGGCGTGGCCGACACCTGCACGGACTCGCCCGGCCGCGCCCAGACGGCGAGCGCCCGCCTCAACAGCGCCGAGTCGCCGACGAGAGCGCCCCGGGCCGGCCACACGGAGAAGTCCGTACGCGCCGCACGCGACCAGGCGGTGGGCTCGACCCGCAGCAGCCGGCCGGGGTCCAGTGCCGCCTGGGCGGCGGGGTTCTGCGCGTACGGCGGCGCGGCGGCGCCGTCGGGCTCCCAGCCGTCGCCCGGCAGGCCGATCAGCGCCCCGCACACCACGAGCGCCGCGACGGCGGCCAGTGCGGCCCGGCCGTGCTGGCGGCGGCGCATCAGATCGGTGGGCCGAGCCTGGAGCGAGCAGGCGTCGAACTCGGCGGATTCGAGCAGTCCCGCCTGGCTCTCGACACCGTCGGCCTCGTGGAGCGCCTGCCGTGCCCCGGCGACCCCCGCGGCGTTCAGCTCCGCACACACCTCGTCGTCGCCGAGCCGCTCCAGAGCGCGCAGCACATACGCCGCGCGGGCCGGCCCCGGCAGGGCCGACAGGCGCTGGTCCAGGGCGAGTTCATCGGCGCCGCCCGAGCGGGGGAACAGCCGCAGACCCCAGACCTGCGGCAGCAGTGGCGGAAACTGCGCCCGCTTGGGCCAGGCCCTGCGCCGCAGCGGGAGCCCGGCCTCCAGGGCCTGCCGCACCACCCGCCGCCGCACGTACACATACCCCGGATCGCCA
Coding sequences:
- a CDS encoding PDR/VanB family oxidoreductase — its product is MRRATTLALAAGAALLARRALRRRIAASPLWPMPALEEPISGRGTRRSTVTRKLTVTERREPAEGVVQLRLEALDGAELPAWEPGAHLDLILPSGLVRQYSLCGDPRDRFSYTVATRLIADGRGGSREVHEQLQEAVELSVRGPRNRFPLAAATSYAFIAGGIGITPILPMVQAVEASGSDWRLLYCGRSRATMPFLDEIGKLGGTAVTVVPEDESGVPDLAAFLAGSPADAAVHCCGPEPLMDAVTGALGDGRTPHLERFAPAAATAGAGFEVELRRSGRTVAVPADTSVLAALREEVPNLSYSCEQGFCGTCQQRVLAGEIDHRDELLTDAERADSMLICVSRCLGPKLVLDL
- a CDS encoding GNAT family N-acetyltransferase — encoded protein: MTSDLILTLADESALPALTSLYDAAARWMLDNGIDQWQPGGKDAEHFRLRMKEGEVWLARTGRGAVVGAYELWWQDEAAWGARGPEAGYVHRLMVDRTEAPRGTGQALLAHAERRIAESGRALCRLDCRSDNERLRGYYEGAGYAKVGEQPAKTDGGGSPYAVTLMEKAIALR
- a CDS encoding metal-dependent hydrolase, whose amino-acid sequence is MSNTPQLAPVASEHIELKARNVSFEWENTPLHWIPGDPFTGHTINVLHLLLPAGERWFVHVYKQVLPYITADRLREDVIGFIGQEAMHSAAHDDVLPHLKKLGLDPTPYTAQVDWLFEKLLGDRTLPPGRARQWWLMERVATIAAIEHYTAFLGNWILNAETLDRRGADPMMLDLLRWHGAEEVEHRSVAFELFMHVDGGYRRRVRTWATAFAALAFLWQRGARFFMANDPTLAEGKASLGQFYRAGRTGMLPSTPAMLKSIPRYLSRAYHPSKEGSTAQAVAYLAASPGANGGR
- a CDS encoding TetR/AcrR family transcriptional regulator; translation: MTTGVRRRMGVDERRQQLIGVALELFSHRSPDDVSIDEIAAAAGISRPLVYHYFPGKQSLYEAALRRAADELAGRFVEPHQGPLGARLLRVMGRFFDFVDEHGPGFSALMRGGPAVGSSTANAMIDEVRNAAYLQILAHLRVQHPSARLELVVRSWVSLAESTALIWLDGRQIPRGELELQLVHDFAALAAVSAAYDQEMAAILLRMLAEEPADGPFGELVSRLSALLPAVPAPRAG
- a CDS encoding ATP-binding protein, whose translation is MESTSFIGRSAELATLDSLLEQHRLVTVTGPGGVGKSRLALRTARRIQDRYPDGVWWVELSPLRDRDLLAASVADVFDLPDQSLRTACEALCAQLADKRSLLVLDTCEHLVSACGHLIGELLQTSPGLTVLATSRQPLGRPQEHVFALEPLAVDGEGLALFKERATEAVPHLDFDTPARAAAAADVCRRLDGIPLALELAGARLRLWTVEQLAARLGSRFEVLADTGVAALPRHQTMCTAIGWSHELCAPLERLLWARLAVFAGGFDLAAAQEIGAGGPLPAARVEQVLAALIDKSVVRVRLADRGRMDYHMLDTIREYGLRWLNELGEATELADRHARRFLRTAHEAEAAWLGPGQLGWYVRLEAEHADLRTALEHLLTTDPEAALDMAGSLWFVWFCCGRLREGRGYLERALKSCPEPGPYRAGALWALGMTALLQGDFATSYRIGEECAARPPIDPEERLRTAYLYGASILMPGDPERALGILDAALAQGTDFSAGRALCVLARTYALNNLARHTEAAAEAARLRDECAARGEHWMRAYADYMLAVSALALGRPAEAAAHARAMLAGKRLLHDSFGIAIGLDVLACAVAAQGDGEGGALLLGVGQECWRTVGKAQMGAPELTAVREECESRARAALGDGAYESAFERGVSTNLDEGLGLALKMVAPHRS